One Lytechinus pictus isolate F3 Inbred chromosome 12, Lp3.0, whole genome shotgun sequence genomic region harbors:
- the LOC129273403 gene encoding uncharacterized protein LOC129273403 has translation MLFWVFLLLGTHIVDGASQCRKNWKQYGTACYYINTNSLTWENAQSYCETQGGNLASIADSGVNGHVAWVMSGYSKAHIGITDTESDGTWSWWDGSSLTYTNWNSGEPNGNFETNCGGMHSTGTWDDYPCTTSMVSVCRAPIQYTATKTGCSCPFDSTRTDCACCVTGGTHCGQQYPNECYYSSTSECGTGANDVIDDWQLVMKVTRSSNINVYDLYTGSSTYNDGSATANILTSTSVSYKSSEANSYNTNSLQQIKFAFYSGGVEMRSLTFETYGTSRTNWFHTSYLSYAPYSDIYTDTKNYQSMAGTGHRRFFINRNYGGCSVDAGWFVISDYGSTAGCTWDNYYSKPFFIYSAASTYQTWESGSRGFPDTVAFLHKYYDDGTDDQAICDSGWTRNRNGCYKLVESTSKFRESMKACRALHDDADLASVADQEENDFLLTLSRRTLAHNNYWIGFTDMNEEGTWEWSDGSVVSYTKWKSGEPSGGSEHCAALTWSSDDTWNDATCWTSYGYFCKYPLNKVSCADWKRKGYTSSGYYTIDPDGRNSGVDPFRVYCDMTTDASTGITKMSHQEEYRSLITGYEGAYSASRVIRYQDRSIAQVAMVADISASCDQFIKYECHGSYMTGYGAWYDRNGNQKNYWGGALVDSGQCACGNSGTCTNGHHCNCNTNDNTWREDSGYLTDKTTLPVTDIRFGDTGDGSESGYYTLEPLYCNGDESYIVTDRTDFMLIRERHISDYNNDYQTGLTVNQCAAACVAASSFLCRSFDYHPSDGGCYLSEENDLTVALTSGSDYHLHVRIMDPMVDPYEESNSCSSGWLQRGSYCYRPYHSFHTWLDAETNCQNQGGHIATPTDLDEYKYLRRIFRWAQRGVSTFWVGLNDIEEEGTWKDAEGNGPVYTNWKSGEPNGGISENGVLMHIHSTNEYIDATVQSGRQYVCKEDIGAGAIPQPTTHPLCDSSSWAWDDHSCYFFGTNTKSWSDAQDYCQELGGDLVTVETEREFNFLVNYYRYRYSSRRFWIGLRYIPAEDVYRWETEISEYPWNGSHWDSGKPDGTASDQNCVEFSTAQSYNDEVCSASLYYICEKDTRPTSKPSTFNLEIKGPTSLLLSWSALPQAEQNSDVTGYYIHYWPRNKQHTNNVTIDVTGLSTLSYYLTGIASGTNFEFIIQAYTEQGDGPETDPPINGTTDIASVRSSEKRKANFILMKGYRLKNHALYELEVYTLSECTNVCLKDEHCVSVNYHKLSRAPKKSCVLNRETHTNYPDDLVPDRDFMYGSIDGL, from the exons ATGCTGTTTTGGG TGTTTCTGCTTCTGGGCACACACATCGTCG acgGGGCATCTCAATGTCGTAAAAACTGGAAGCAATATGGTACTGCTTGTTACTATATTAACACTAACAGTCTGACGTGGGAGAACGCTCAGTCATACTGCGAGACACAAGGCGGGAACCTGGCCAGTATAGCAGATAGTGGTGTTAATGGTCACGTGGCATGGGTTATGAGCGGATATTCCAAGGCTCACATTG GTATAACAGATACCGAGAGTGATGGCACCTGGTCTTGGTGGGACGGAAGCTCCTTGACTTATACCAACTGGAATTCTGGAGAGCCGAATGGAAACTTTGAGACCAACTGTGGAGGGATGCATTCCACTGGGACGTGGGATGATTACCCCTGTACTACCAGTATGGTCAGCGTATGTAGGG CTCCTATACAGTATACTGCTACGAAGACTGGTTGTTCGTGTCCATTTGATTCGACCCGTACGGATTGTGCGTGTTGTGTAACAGGTGGTACACACTGTGGTCAACAGTATCCCAATGAATGTTACTACTCAAGTACTTCAGAATGTGGCACTGGTGCTAATGACGTCATTGATG ATTGGCAGCTTGTCATGAAAGTGACAAGAAGCTCAAATATTAACGTCTATGACCTGTACACCGGATCATCTACCTACAACGATGGCTCGGCTACGGCTAATATTCTGACATCAACATCGGTGTCGTATAAGAGTTCTGAAGCGAATTCCTACAACACTAACTCACTCCAACAG ATCAAGTTTGCTTTTTATTCCGGTGGTGTAGAGATGCGGAGCTTGACATTTGAGACTTATGGAACTAGTCGTACCAACTGGTTTCATACCAGCTACCTGAGTTATGCACCCTATTCTGATATCTACACGGATACCAAGAACTACCAGTCAATGGCAGG GACCGGGCATCGTAGGTTTTTCATAAATCGTAATTACGGAGGGTGCTCTGTCGATGCCGGTTGGTTCGTGATCAGTGATTACGGGAGCACCGCTGGATGCACTTGGGACAACTACTACAGTAAACCTTTCTTCATCTACAGTGCTGCTTCTACGTATCAGACATGGGAATCTG GAAGCAGAGGATTTCCTGATACAGTCGCATTTCTGCACAAGTACTATG ACGACGGAACCGATGATCAGGCTATATGTGATTCTGGTTGGACTCGCAACCGCAATGGTTGTTATAAACTCGTCGAATCGACGTCGAAATTCCGTGAATCGATGAAGGCCTGTCGAGCGCTCCATGACGATGCCGACTTGGCGAGCGTTGCCGATCAGGAGGAAAATGATTTCCTACTCACGCTATCAAG acGGACGTTAGCACACAATAATTATTGGATCGGCTTTACGGATATGAATGAAGAAGGAACATGGGAATGGTCAGATGGATCAGTTGTATCATATACTAAATGGAAATCAGGAGAACCAT CTGGTGGCAGTGAGCATTGTGCAGCGTTAACATGGAGTTCAGATGATACATGGAATGATGCTACATGCTGGACCTCGTATGGTTATTTCTGCAAGTATCCTCTTAATAAAG TATCATGTGCCGATTGGAAACGCAAAGGCTATACATCCAGTGGATACTACACCATTGATCCCGATGGTAGGAACAGTGGTGTCGACCCATTCAGAGTCTACTGTGATATGACTACGGATGCTAGCACAG gCATTACGAAGATGAGCCACCAAGAAGAATATCGATCACTAATTACTGGATACGAGGGGGCTTACAGTGCCTCACGAGTAATCCGATACCAAGATCGCAGTATCGCTCAGGTTGCCATGGTAGCGGATATAAGTGCATCATGTGATCAATTTATTAAG TACGAATGTCACGGTTCTTATATGACTGGCTATGGGGCATGGTATGACAGGAATGGAAACCAGAAAAACTATTGGGGCGGAGCCTTGGTGGACAGCGGACAGTGCGCATGCGGGAATTCAG GCACATGTACAAATGGTCACCACTGCAATTGCAATACCAATGACAATACATGGAGAGAAGATTCTGGTTATCTCACCGATAAGACAACTTTACCAGTCACTGATATAAGGTTTGGTGATACAGGTGATGGAAGCGAATCGGGATATTATACTCTGGAACCACTCTACTGCAATGGAGACGAATCTT ATATTGTAACTGACCGGACAGACTTCATGTTGATCAGAGAGCGCCATATATCGGATTATAACAATGACTACCAAACAGGACTCACGGTCAACCAATGCGCTGCCGCCTGCGTAGCTGCTTCGAGTTTCTTATGCCGCTCCTTCGACTATCACCCATCAGACGGGGGATGCTACTTGAGCGAAGAGAATGACCTAACCGTCGCCTTGACCAGCGGATCTGACTATCATCTTCACGTCCGAATCA tgGATCCGATGGTTGACCCATACGAAG AATCAAATAGTTGTTCAAGTGGATGGCTTCAACGAGGCTCATACTGCTACAGACCGTATCACTCATTTCATACCTGGCTAGATGCAGAGACTAATTGTCAAAATCAAGGAG gCCATATTGCGACTCCAACAGATTTAGACGAGTATAAGTATTTAAGGAGGATATTTCGATGGGCACAGAGAGGAGTATCTACATTTTGGGTCGGACTAAATGACATCGAAGAAGAAG GAACTTGGAAGGATGCGGAAGGCAATGGCCCGGTTTACACGAACTGGAAAAGCGGAGAACCGAATGGAGGCATTAGTGAAAATGGGGTATTGATGCATATCCACTCAACAAATGAGTATATTGATGCTACGGTACAAAGTGGGCGCCAATACGTCTGTAAAGAGGACATAG GGGCTGGAGCCATTCCTCAGCCAACAACTCACCCGCTATGTGATAGCAGCTCCTGGGCTTGGGATGACCATAGCTGCTACTTCTTTGGGACCAACACCAAGTCCTGGTCTGACGCGCAGGACTATTGCCAGGAGCTAGGGGGTGACCTGGTTACCgtagaaacagagagagaattCAACTTTCTGGTCAACTACTATCGATATCGCTATTCCAGCAGACGATTTTGGATTGGACTTAGATACATACCGGCAGAAG ACGTATACCGTTGGGAGACGGAAATATCAGAGTATCCATGGAACGGTTCACATTGGGACAGCGGCAAACCAGATGGGACAGCATCGGATCAAAATTGTGTTGAGTTCTCAACAGCTCAGAGTTATAACGATGAAGTTTGTTCTGCATCGTTATACTACATCTGCGAAAAAGATACTC GCCCAACTTCGAAACCTTCAACTTTCAATCTGGAAATCAAAGGACCAACGTCGTTACTTTTGTCATGGAGCGCCCTTCCTCAGGCTGAACAGAATTCTGACGTCACTGGATACTAC ATACACTACTGGCCGAGAAACAAGCAACACACAAATAACGTCACCATCGATGTCACTGGTTTGAGTACTCTCTCGTACTATCTAACAGGCATCGCATCAGGCACCAATTTTGAATTCATCATTCAAGCCTATACCGAACAAGGTGATGGACCTGAAACGGATCCGCCAATCAATGGCACAACAGATATAGCAT CTGTTCGCAGTTCTGAGAAACGGAAGGCTAACTTCATCCTGATGAAGGGCTACCGTCTCAAGAACCACGCCCTCTACGAGCTGGAAGTATACACCTTGTCTGAATGCACCAACGTTTGCTTGAAGGATGAACATTGTGTTTCGGTGAACTATCACAAGTTATCTCGCGCACCGAAGAAGAGTTGCGTTCTCAACAGAGAAACACATACAAACTATCCAGACGATTTGGTACCTGACCGTGATTTTATGTACGGATCTATAGATGGGCTATAG